The Desulfosoma sp. DNA window GCTTGAGGTTCGATGTTTTCCGGCTGGTTTCGTCCTGAAAGTGTCAGGACACAAACGGGAGGTGCCTAATCATGGATGAGAAGGTCAGGGCTTTTTTGATGGAAAAGGTGGCTGTTGAACCTTACGCTCGTCATTTAGGGTTGCGGCTTGTGGCCATGAACACGGGCTACGCTCTTGTGGAAATGGATTTCGATGAAACAAAACAAAACATCTTTGGTTTGGCCCACGGCGGAGCCGTCTTTTCCCTCATCGATGAGGCTTTCGAGATCGCTTCCAATTCCCACGGCATCATGGCGGTGGCTCTCAATATGAACATCACCTACATGGCTTCCCCTCGCCTTGGCGCCACGTTGCGAGCGGAAGCGACAGAAGTGCATCGCACCATGCGTACGGCCAGTTATCAAATTCGTGTCACCGATGGCGAGGGGACTCTTGTCGCCGTGTGCCAAGCCTTGGTTTACCGTAAGAAAGACAAGGCTTTTGCAGCCACTTCTTCGCCGATGGCCAAGGAGGAAGTGGCTGCAGGAGAAGGGGCGTTAAGAACATGAACCTGCCCGGGTTCCGCCAAGATGACAAAATCATCTAAAAGTCCGCCGTCACGGCTCAGAGCCTGGGCTCGAACCCCGGCACCTCCCGGGGCCAGATCCTTCGGGGTGACTTCCGGCACCAGTTTCTGCAAGGCCTTGGCAAAGAGTGTTTTGGACTGGGATCGAATCATTTCCTGAAGGCCTGTTTTCCAGTATTTGCGGACGAGCTTTCCAAAGCCGGGGTAGGTCAAGGTCTCCAGGGTGTCTTTCACGTTGACGATCGTTCTCGTGTAGCCTTCTCGAGCCCATGCCAAGACGGCGTTGGGACCGGCTTCCACGGAACCGTCGATACGTCTGGTGAAATGGACACCCAGGAACGGAAACCTAGAATCCGGCACAGGGTAGATAAGGGAGCGAACCAGATGCCGACGATGCTTTTTGAGGCTGTAATATTCTCCGCGGAATGGAACGATTTGGCACGGTGGATTGAACCCCGCGAGGCGAGCGATGCGGTCGGCATATAAGCCCGAGCAATTAATGACAAGGCGGGTGGCATACTTCGCGGTGGGAGTCTCCACCACCGTGGAGCCTCGTTCTTGATGGATCGCCACAACCGGCTGGGAAAACAGAACGCGACCGCCCCGATCTAGAACCACCTGAGCCAGCTTTTGACTGACCTGACGAAAATCCACGATGCCGGTGGTTGGTACCCACAGAGCCTGGACGCAGCGAACATGAGGTTCCACGGCTTGTGCTTCTTCAGGGGAAAGCAGAGCCAGGCCTTGTACGCCGTTGGCGGTGCCGCGTCGTTGGAGTTCCAAGAGTCTTTCGACTTCAACGGCATTTGTTGCAGCCACGATTTTTCCGCAGATCTCAAAGGGAATAGCGTGGTTGCGGCAAAAATTCAGGAGAGCGGCAGCCCCTGAGAGGCACAGGGCTGCTTTTAAGGATCCAGGTCGATAGTAAATACCCGAATGAATGACCCCGCTGTTATGCCCTGTTTGGTGGGCTCCAGGCCTGTTTTCCTTTTCCAGAATGACCAGATCCAAGGACGGCATGCGTTCCAAAAGCCTATAGGCTGTGGCCAGACCCACAATACCCGCACCGATGACGACCCCATCACATTTCTTCATCGACACCTCCATTCCACTCGATGACGCCCCTAGGAAGTTTCACCATGAACTCTCATGCGTCGGAGTCCAAGCACGGATTGAAGTAACCGAATCGAAGGTCGGGGAAACGTTCTTGCAAGATTTTCATAGTGCGCCGAATCCCCAAGGGTTTTCTAGTCGCTTTGAATCCAATGGATTGCAGAATCCATTCGGGATCTACGTTAAAGTTACGCATCTGAATCAAATCTACGGAAGCCTTCTCCAAAAGCTCACACAAAGCCTGCACTTCTTCAGGATCGTCGGTAAATCCCGGCAAAACGAAATAGTTCAGAGAAACAAATCGTCCTCGAGATTTCATGGCTTGAATGGAACGCACAACGTCATCGAAACCGTATCCCTTGGGTCGATAATAGGCGTGGTAAAATTGAGGCCGAGCAGAATTCAGGCTCACTCGCAAGCTATCCAGACCCACATCGGCCAAACGGGCGATCACCTGAGGAAGACTCGCATTGCTGTTACAATGAATTGTGCCTCGTGATGTCTCCTGACGCATGATTCGAATGGAAGCTTCCAGTGTTTTAGCCTGAAGGAGGGGTTCGCCTTCACAGCCTTGACCGAAACTGACCACGGCTCGGGGCGCCTTTAAAAGATGTGGGACGGCTGTTTCGGCGATTTCCTCGGGGGTGGGCACAAAACGTATCCTTTCCTGCGTGGCGCAGAGGCCCGATTCTTCCTGAAGACTGATACAGCCAAGACACCGAGCGTTGCATGCAGGGGACGTGGGAAGAGGGGCCTCCCATCGGTTCATGAAAAGGTTTCTGGCTGCAGGGCACCCGTAAGTTAGAGCGCATCGGCCCAGGTGCTGGATCAGACGGTTGGACGAAGCTTGCCGCATACGTCGTCGCGCGTTTCGAGCGATGGTGTTTGGGTCGAAGTTCTTGAAATCCTGGCGCGGATCGGGATCGATGCGTATAGCCGTAGCGACAAAGCCCCCTTGAAACCACCCGACGGCCGTATACGCGAAAAGGGGCAAAATGGGCGCATGGCCACATGTCTTGTAAGCCGCGGAATAAAGCTGGGTGTATGCCGGAGCGATAAAGGCGGCGACGGCCTCTACAGAATGATGGGGGTTGTAAGGGTCGCGGCTGAGGACCTGGAACCTTTTCTTGTCCCGATCGTAGCCTATGGGGTATCGACCTGGAAGTCGAAAGAGTTCGCTGCCTTCGGGCAAAGGTATGATTTCTGTCGGTGAAGGCCTCGTCAGGTGTCCGGCACTGGATCCGACCATTTCCAAATAGGGATGTTCCAAAATGCGGCCGGAATGATCGGCGTAAAGCAGTAAGGGACGGTGGGCGGACATGACGCGCTGAAAGAGACTCTCTAATCTTGGGGGTTTCTTAAAAGATCCTGAAAGGAGACAAACTCAACTTTGCCTAAAAGATGCAGTTGCTGAATAAGCTCCTCAAGGAAGTCAAAGGCGAAGGAGGTCATCCTTTGGTGATGGATCATGACACCTACCGGCGTCTCCTTGCTCAATGTGCTCCCCAGTTCTTGCAACAACAAGGTGTAATCCGCCAGACCATCGCTGTTCTTTCGTGTGTGCAGGTCCACGGCCACACGCAGGTTTTTCAGCCGGCTGGAGTTTTTCCCCGCTTTCGGCAGGGGATCGCTGGTGGAAACCGCCTTGAACCCGAGCTGAGCAAGAACCTCCAAGGTCATGGCACTACAGCGATTCCACGGTGGAGTGAACACGGGCAGAAGCCGATCTTGAAAAATATCCAAAAGCTTCATATGGCCATGCCAAATGTCTTTCCATTGTTTCTCCAAAGGCCTTTGATCGCCGAATTCCGACTTTTTCCCTGTCTTTTGCCAGTTCACGTGGCGCCATCCGTGCTGATGCCATCCCCAAAGGGGTTCCTGAATTGGAGCGGATGCCACAAGACGTTCTACGCGTATTTCGCTGAGCCAGGCCGGCACCACGGCCAGAGCCAGTGGCACCCCATGGTTGCGAAACAATCCGCAAAGAGCGTCAAAGCTGCGCCCGCCCACACCTATGTCGTCGGCACGAAAAAACACCCGTGCCTTGTTCCTGACAGAAAGCCTTTCCATCATTTCGATCAGGCGTTCCCGCCAGCCGGGGATAGGTGTCCGCCATACAGAGGAAAACACACGAGGTTTTTGAAGTCTCAACCCGGGCCGTGAAGTCGTCAAGTCGTGAAGTTGTGAATCGTGAATCGTAAGCTCGTGAGGTTGTGTTATTGTGATGCTGTTGGGTGAGATGCAGTGAAAGGACGTGCAGCCGTGCGGTTTGTGTCTAAGTTCGAATTTTTTGTTTTTCATGAGACCTTGCCTATAGGCAAAAGAGTCGAGTGGTGCAATCGTGAAAGGTGTGGCACTCGCTTCATTCAATCCCGGAACCGTAACCTCATGGCTCAAGGAGGTGCTCAGTTTACGCCTTCATATTTTTCGATCCCAGTCCCACATTCACGACTTCACGATTTACGTACAGGATGAAGCGTGCGAACGCAATGGTTGGCTCAAATTCCTCAAACTTTCTAAAGGTTAGGCAAGATTGGCAAGTATAAGGAATTCCAGCCGAGAAATCTCGTCTTTGGAAAGGCGCCTTCGAGTGCAAGTCAGGGCCAGGGAACACCGGTTTGCCGCGCTGGTCCCTCAAGAGTTGGTTTCGGTGTGCCGCCGTGAGATGGAGTCCCTTGGCTTGAATATTTTGGAGGAATCAGAGGCGGGCATTGAATTTCAAGGCAAGTTGGAGGCATGTTACCGGGCGAACCTCTGGTTACGCACAGCCGGCCGAATCCTGTGTCGCTTGCCGGCCATCAAGGTTGGAGCCCGCGAAGAGCTTTTTACCAAAACAGTGCGCTTTCCCTGGGAATTGTGGTTAAATGCCCAGGTGCCTGTTCGCGTAGAAGTGCATCTCAAGGCTTCTCGACTGACGCACAGCGGGCTAGTCCAAAAGGCCTTTCAAGATGCTTTGCGGCAACGCTTTGAAAAGCTGGGGCAAAAAGTGAGCTTTCTTGGAGAGGAGCCATCCGCTAAGGAAAGAAACGAGAAGACCTTTCTTCAGGGCGAGGCGCTAGAAGCTTGTCAGAGAACGAGAAAAAGTAATCATTTTCCTGGAAGCGCGGGCCTCCGGCCTGCCGTTTGTGCGGGTGGGACGCCCGCGCTCCCCGAGAGAAGCCCCTTCTCAGACAGACTCTTCGAGCAGCGCATCCTTGTCCGCGTGGAAAACAAGAACTGTGTGATCAGCTTAGACACGACGGGAGCGCATTTACATCTAAGGGGGTACCGAATCCACCATGGGGGAGCGCCGCTACGAGAAACCCTGGCGGCCGCTTTGATCCTTCAATCCGGCTGGACACCCGATGTGCCTTTTCTGGACGGCATGTGCGGAGCCGGTACGGCTGTTATTGAAGCGGCTCTCATAGCTGCAAATATGGCTCCAGGCCGACATCGACGGTTTCTTTTTGAAAAATGGCCTTCATTCCAGGAAAAAACCTGGGCTTACCTTTTGAAAAAAGCCGATGCCGGAATAAAAGACTTGAAGCCTGGAAGTTTGATCGGTGTGGACATCGATCCCAAAGCTGTGGCCATTGCTCAAGAGAATGCCCGTCGGGCCGGGGTCGCTTCTTGGGTGATGTGGCATGAGATGCCCTTTGAATCCGTAAACCCTTTAAAGTGGTCCTTGAACCCCGGCGTCGTGTTTCTGAATCCTCCCTATGGTATCAGGCTGGAGGCCGATCACACGCTTTACAAGCGCCTTTTACTCCATCTTGGACATCGTTTTCAGGGGTGGAAGGCCATTGTTTTGGCACCTCGACGGGAACTCTTGATGTCGGGTGCCGTACGCCCTCGAAAGATTCGGCATTTGCGTCATGGCGGGCTTCCCATCGTCGCGGGTTATTATGATTTGTGAAGACAAGAACGCGCGGACTGTATCTGGATAAAGGGGACACAGAATGTTTTTTCCGGGAGCACGAAAGTTCCGTCCGCACGATCCACAAGCGGGAAGCGTGGAGTCTCGGGACACAAAAAATTGCAGATGCAGGGGCACAGCGTCCTGTGCCCCACGTGCGGAACGGTATCGCCTTGTAGGGCATAATTTGTAGTCTCGGTTACGCTCCTTGGACCATGCCTGAGAACCCACTTTGGCATAAAAACGCGGGCGTCCCTCACGCAGAAATGGCGGGCCGAAAGCCGGCCTTTCCAGGAAAAAACACAGTAGTAGCAAGGCGGCGCCCGGCCGTTACCTCGAAATCACATTGGATGTTTTGGTCTTGAGAGGTCTCAGGTCCACTTCTAGAGACGAAACATCCTGGCAAAGATCGGCTTCCATCTGTCACGGAAGGAGTCGGCTGTGACTGTGCTGATAGAAGAAACCGCGCCTCGAGACGGTCTGCAAAACGAAGCTGCTGTGTGGAGTGTCGAAGAAAGGATTCAACTTATTGAGGAATTGGTAGATTGCGGTGTTCCCAGCGTTCAGGTGGGTTCCTTCGTGAATCCTCGAGCGGTTCCTCAAATGGCCGATACAGAACAAGTGTTTCGAGGTCTCAAAAAAAGACCAGGAGTGGTTTACCGCACGTTGGTGTTTAACGAAAAAGGCCTGGAACGGGCCGGCGATTGTGGTGTGGAACATGTCGCCGTTTTTGTTTCAGCATCGGAGACCCACAGTCTGCGCAATAGCGGCTGCGATATAAAAGAAGCCCTTCGTCGGGCCGTACTCGTGGTCCGTCAGGCTAAGGCGAACGGCCTTGCAGTGCAAGCGGGTGTGATGAACGCTTTTGGATGCCGTTTTGACGGTGTTATTCCTGAAAGCCGCGTCTTTCAGTTGGCATCGGTCCTTGTCGAAGCCGGCGCGGACGAATTGTGTCTTGCCGACACCTCAGGCTGCGCCAACCCTCGACAGATGGAATACCTTGTGGAAACCTTTCTGCGCACCTTTTCCGTTCCTCTGGCCCTGCATCTTCATGACACCTATGGTTTTGGGCTGGCCAACGTGTTTGCCGCCTGGAAGCTGGGAGTCATTCGTTTTGATGGCGCCTGCGGCGGCCTTGGGGGCTGCCCTTTTATTCCAGGTGCGGCGGGAAACATTCCTACGGAAGATCTCGCCCACTTTTTTCATGCCATGGGCGAGGATACCGGCATCGACCTGGAAAGACTCATGGTGGTTAGAGCTTTTCTGGAATCCAGGTTTCAGAGAAAGCTTTTAGGCCGCTACGGTCGCATAACCTGCCCTATATAAAAGTGTCTTTCGGTGACTATGTGAAAAAATTTTTCTTGACCACTGAAGCCAATCTTTATTTATTGAATCTACCGCTAAGCGACGGTCCCCCATTGACTACCCCCGATGGAAGGCCCGCCGCATTTTTTCCCAAGTATTCCATTGAATCGAGCCGCTGAGGGCTTTCCCAATCCTGTGCAGTGACACGAGCGTTGCCGACGCTCGAATGCGGAATTCTTTTTCCTGCGAGTTTTCTTCATTTTCATTCCTCGATCTCTTTCCATCAGCGGCCGTAACACCATGAAGGAGAAGCCATGCAGGATGCTTATTTGTCTTTGATGTCGTCTTTTCCACTCACTTTCGGTCTCGAAGAATGTTTGGCTCGCTCTGAAGCCGTCTTATGGCCTATTCGACCGGAAGGCGACGGCCTGGGTGTGTGTCTAGAAACACCGCAGGGCCGGTATCGAATCCTTTCGGAGGAATGGCTTGCGCCGGGAGTGCGGCTCGGTTTGCTTGGAGCCCGCTATGCCCGTGATCGGCTTCGCTTAGCGGAGTCCACATCGATGCCGCTGTCTTTATGCCGAACCCATCTTGTCGATGGCCGGTTTTATGTTCTTTTGGTCCATTCGGCTAAGGAAAAGTCTGAAGCTTTCGGCGCCGCCGTTTTTCTCGAGGACCCTAGAGGTGACTACACCCTTCTGGAAACTCCCCTGGACCATGCAACCTTGGGACCCTTTCTATTTGCCTTTGCTCAGTTGATGTGCTCTCGCTCTCAGGATCCTGCACGCTATGATGATTTCGGTGATTTTCTAGTTTTGGGCAGTCATAACCTGGTGGAACGGCATAGTACGGACAAGCGTGTGCGGTATTTGTCCCGCAAGGTGCGTGTGGATACAACGCAGTGTACGGAATGTCTGCATTGTGTGGGCTTGTGTCATGAAATGCGCATTCATGTGACTGGTGCAGGGATCAAACTTTTAGGGCCTGTGGAAGATCATTGCACGCACTGCGGCTTGTGCCGCCTGCGCTGTTCCTGTCTTGTTTCCGTGCCATACACGGAAGAGCGGGGATCTCGTTTGGGGCGTCGTGCCCTCTTGGAGAAGGGCATCGGAATTCGGCTTTACGCGGAACACGCCACAGCATGGGATCATTGGCTCACGGCTCTTGAAAAGGATCCCCCCCGTGCTTTTCCCTTCAAGGTGCGGTCTATTTCTTTTGATGGCGCGCCAGATGGCTTTGTGTCGCTAGGAGTGCTTCGGCAGAAAGTGCTGGAGCCTGTGCCGCAGGAGGGGGTTCAAAGGCTTGTTCCGGAAAGGGGATTGACCGTCACGGTTTTTCCCAACACCCCCCCTGCTTGCCTCATTCGGCCACGTTATGTAGCCGGCCTTTTGTGTGCCAGTAAAGACGGCCGCCTAGAACAAGACCTCATGACGGCGGCTCTTCATGCAGGGCTTCAAGTTAGAGCCACGGGGCTTTTTGAGGTCCCTTCCCAGGATTTTAACTTGCCTCATTTTAGAGCTTCTTCGGTTCTTCAGGTCCAAGTGCCGGCCAATGATATGACCCGCTTTTTGAAAAAACAGGGGTTGTGGGACGGTCGATCCATCGCCCGCCTGTGGCGGGATAGAGAGATTGATCTCATTCTTGCTCCCCGAGAAGAAGACGTGCCCCCACGGGTGCATGCGGAAGCTCTGCGGGAAGTGGCAAGAGAAGGGCTCATTCTAAGCCCTCACCTTCCCCAAAAACACCCGGTCACCAAAAGCCCTTTGCTAAATGACTTAACGAGAAGATTGCAGGACGTCTTTTCCCGACATCCTGAGCTCTTGCAGGCGGAAGCTGCCGTTGCCCGCAAGCTTCTGGACGATCTTCCTCGGTCCTCCGCACAGCTTCACGCTCGATACGGCCCTATGGCTTTTGCCGGCGGACATTCCGCATGTCCTTCCTGTGCCGAAGCACAGGTTTTATCGGTTCCTGTTGCCATGGCCATGGCCATGAGTTTGGCTCGTGGCGAGGCCCCTCATGTGACTTTTACCTGTGAAACGGGTTGCATGAGCGAAACCCTAAATAAGATGAACGAAACGGCTCAGAAAGTCCCGGGGGGACGAACCGTGTTCGGCGGAGGCTTTGCCTTCGGTGAAGCCATGGCTCAGGTTTTCGATCGTGCCGTGCGCATGGGACTGCTCAAAAAAGGGCGCCGTTATGTGGTGAGCCAAGGAGGTGACGGAGGCGCCGTGATCGGGCTTCCCGCGTGGCTCAATGCCTTACGTCAGCAGGCTTTTCTCATTCGACAGCGTTGGGCCAATGCTTTGCATTTTATCACCATTACCGACACGCAGGTTTATTCCAACACGGGGGGTGAAAGTTCAGCAAGTTCTCTGCTCGGCATGGGAACCCTCACCACACCCATCGGGAAATTCCTCATGGGCAACCAGAAAATCCAGTGGACTCTCATCAATCTCGCGGCGGAATTTCCGGGCATCTTGGTGGGGATGGGGCACAGCGGGAATCGAGCGTCCAACCAAGAGTTTTGGCTCTTGGCTGACCGCCTGGGGCAGTCGGCCATCCGTTGGGATGTGACACCATGTCCGGAAACCGGCAAATTTTTCGGGCAGGATCCCGATGATTATGCCCGAATCATGGCCCATGCAGGCATGCTGCCCGAAGTGGTGTTTTACGGAAGATATCGAAAACGGGTCGCTCCTTTTCATCCCGAAGATCGAGGAAAACCCTACGAAGAATGGCGCCTGGATCCTAAGCCCGTGCTGTATTGGGTCTCCAGGGATCCTCGCTACAAGGCCTTGTTGGTTCGAGATCCCGAAACCGGTCGTTGGATGCCCAGGAACGCTTTGGCCCGTTTCCTTATCATGCAGCTGGAAACCTATCGAGATCAGATGAATTGGCAGATTGATATGGAAACTCGGCTGATTCTGCAGGCGGAGAGGCGTGTTCGTGCCTTTCTGGATGAACTTCGATCCCGCTGGGCTTCATCACGGCATGATGGAAGTGTTTTTCCTTATGCTGTCCTTTTTGATGAGGAAGGTCGGCTCAAGCCGCATTTTGCTGCTGGCTTGGAACGGGAGATGGTGCTTCGGCTTTTGGGGCAGGAATCAGGGGCTCGCTATACAGAACTGCGGAACGGCTTTCAGGAGGAGGAAGAAAAGCAATGGCAAGCTGTGCTTCGAGCTTTGGAAAGCTTGGAAGCCTTTGAAGAAGGGTTGGAGACATTTGGGGAGGAAGAACACCTGAGTCGGTTACGTCAGGAAGCTCGGGAGGCTTTGGAACAGCTGCGGAAAGCCTATGGCAGACTTCGAGAGGCGGCCGTTGCCCTGTGGGAATCGGATCCCATCGGTAAAGAGCTCCTTCGATCGCAAGACAGTGCCACTTCTCCGACTTCTGGCGAAGATAGCCTTACTCAACTTTTATTTCAAATTTTGGATCGCATCCTGGAAGAACGGACTCTAGCGGCTTGGAGCGAACTCCAGCAGTATCGTTTATCCCAGCAATTAAAGAGAGAATTTTTGCTCACTGGAGGGCTCATACGAGCCCAGCATCTTCAGGCTTCCGTTCATGAACGAGAAGCTCTTCGAGAAGTGATTTCCCGATTTGGACCGTTTACCATCGCCGTAGCCAGCCTGGCCGGGGACCGAGGCATTGCGATAAACCGTGTGTTCGCCCAGTTCCTTACAGCCAAAGGCTGCTGGGCGGGCATGGCCTGGCAGTTTGGTTCGTCCAAAAGAGGAACACCTGTCCTTTCGGCGACCTTTGTCAACAGCCGTCCTCTGGAAAGAAAAGACGCCATGTTTTCTTTCGAGGCTCTTGTGGTAGCGGTGACCAATTTTGAGGAAATGAAAAGAGATCCTGAGATGCTTTTTGGATCTTTGCGCCTTGGAGGGACGGTGATCGTCAACCATTGGGAGGCTCCAGAAAAGCTCTGGCAGGACGTGGTTCGATTTTGTCCGGAAAGCCTTCAACCTGTGATTTCCACCCTGCGGCAACAAGCTTTCCAAGAAGGCGGATGGACCTATGAGCGGTTGGAATCGGAACTGGACCGCGTTTTGGGTTCCATGGGGATTACGGCTACCTCGAAAGAGGGGAAAAGGTTGCGAGCTTTGTGCCGCGCCCTGATTTCATGCCGCATGGTGACTCTGGACATGGACGGAATCATGGAGCGTCTGTCCGGACAGACGGGCATGGTGTCCAACTTGGTGGCGGTGTCCGCCATTTTTGATTCTCTGGTTCATGCCGGCCTTCCATTCAACTGGGACCAGGATAAGTCTCTGCTTATTCAAGGATTCCCCGATGCTGTTCTTAAGAACCCGAAACTCCTCGACCTTTACAGCAAGGCCATGGACAAAGCTCGAAGTGAACGACACGAATGGTCATCCCCCATTCTCAT harbors:
- the lhgO gene encoding L-2-hydroxyglutarate oxidase, producing the protein MKKCDGVVIGAGIVGLATAYRLLERMPSLDLVILEKENRPGAHQTGHNSGVIHSGIYYRPGSLKAALCLSGAAALLNFCRNHAIPFEICGKIVAATNAVEVERLLELQRRGTANGVQGLALLSPEEAQAVEPHVRCVQALWVPTTGIVDFRQVSQKLAQVVLDRGGRVLFSQPVVAIHQERGSTVVETPTAKYATRLVINCSGLYADRIARLAGFNPPCQIVPFRGEYYSLKKHRRHLVRSLIYPVPDSRFPFLGVHFTRRIDGSVEAGPNAVLAWAREGYTRTIVNVKDTLETLTYPGFGKLVRKYWKTGLQEMIRSQSKTLFAKALQKLVPEVTPKDLAPGGAGVRAQALSRDGGLLDDFVILAEPGQVHVLNAPSPAATSSLAIGEEVAAKALSFLR
- a CDS encoding radical SAM protein, whose protein sequence is MSAHRPLLLYADHSGRILEHPYLEMVGSSAGHLTRPSPTEIIPLPEGSELFRLPGRYPIGYDRDKKRFQVLSRDPYNPHHSVEAVAAFIAPAYTQLYSAAYKTCGHAPILPLFAYTAVGWFQGGFVATAIRIDPDPRQDFKNFDPNTIARNARRRMRQASSNRLIQHLGRCALTYGCPAARNLFMNRWEAPLPTSPACNARCLGCISLQEESGLCATQERIRFVPTPEEIAETAVPHLLKAPRAVVSFGQGCEGEPLLQAKTLEASIRIMRQETSRGTIHCNSNASLPQVIARLADVGLDSLRVSLNSARPQFYHAYYRPKGYGFDDVVRSIQAMKSRGRFVSLNYFVLPGFTDDPEEVQALCELLEKASVDLIQMRNFNVDPEWILQSIGFKATRKPLGIRRTMKILQERFPDLRFGYFNPCLDSDA
- a CDS encoding hydroxymethylglutaryl-CoA lyase, which encodes MTVLIEETAPRDGLQNEAAVWSVEERIQLIEELVDCGVPSVQVGSFVNPRAVPQMADTEQVFRGLKKRPGVVYRTLVFNEKGLERAGDCGVEHVAVFVSASETHSLRNSGCDIKEALRRAVLVVRQAKANGLAVQAGVMNAFGCRFDGVIPESRVFQLASVLVEAGADELCLADTSGCANPRQMEYLVETFLRTFSVPLALHLHDTYGFGLANVFAAWKLGVIRFDGACGGLGGCPFIPGAAGNIPTEDLAHFFHAMGEDTGIDLERLMVVRAFLESRFQRKLLGRYGRITCPI
- a CDS encoding polysaccharide deacetylase family protein; the protein is MMERLSVRNKARVFFRADDIGVGGRSFDALCGLFRNHGVPLALAVVPAWLSEIRVERLVASAPIQEPLWGWHQHGWRHVNWQKTGKKSEFGDQRPLEKQWKDIWHGHMKLLDIFQDRLLPVFTPPWNRCSAMTLEVLAQLGFKAVSTSDPLPKAGKNSSRLKNLRVAVDLHTRKNSDGLADYTLLLQELGSTLSKETPVGVMIHHQRMTSFAFDFLEELIQQLHLLGKVEFVSFQDLLRNPQD
- a CDS encoding PaaI family thioesterase → MDEKVRAFLMEKVAVEPYARHLGLRLVAMNTGYALVEMDFDETKQNIFGLAHGGAVFSLIDEAFEIASNSHGIMAVALNMNITYMASPRLGATLRAEATEVHRTMRTASYQIRVTDGEGTLVAVCQALVYRKKDKAFAATSSPMAKEEVAAGEGALRT